AATGTTTGGGGCAGTTCCATGccctctttcctcttgcatttttCCTTCATAAGAAGTGTCCCAGGTGCTTTTTCTCCACTCATCTTAAAAGTCAATGCTCTTCGTTTTGTCTCTGACAGATACAGCTGTCTTCTCTTCAGTGCTGGCGCTctgacctccccctcccccaacgaACAGTGCCCTCTCCCTTCAGTTTTCTGTGGCCCTAGAAGTGGGAGATGGCTTCCCAAGTTGGCTATACCCTGTCTACTTCCAGAATTGGACTTGCTCAGGGTCTACAGATGGTGCTATTAATAGAACTGGAATGCAGCAGAACTGTTGCAAAGGGTCTAGGAGCCAGATTCCTTTTTCATCCTTTGCAAAATAGTGGGCCAGAAACAGAGTCTAGAATTGACCCAGATGGAAAGTAATTCATGTTCTTAATAAATATCCTGGGTAATTAATGCCCAGGCAAAGAAGCTCCTGGAACCAAAACTCTCATTTTCTAGTTGGCTAAGTACTGAAGTCCCGGACAATGACAGGATACAACAATAGCTCAAGACCTAGCTTAAGTCTTGACTGCTTGAGGGTTGCCTGGAGGGGGCCAGCATTTAGAGTCTGGTGGTCCCAAGCAAACCAGTGTTGCCAACATTATTATTGCCGAAAGGGCCTTTGGGTCCTAACAAAGCTTCGCTGCTGGCTTCACTCCTGTTGACAGCTGAGAAGCATCTGTCTTCCATCCACTCTCCTATCccaggttttgttttcttgttattttttaaaaattttgtcttaaattgcatgttttataaaataaaaacaaagatattatTGAGTGTCATCTGTCTCATTAGAAATGTGTGCGTGTGGGGTTCTCTGACTTCAGCTCTCCTCTCCTTTGTGTTGGCTTTCTATTACAACTGGAAAAAACTAAGGCTTTCAAATTTCCACCCAGAAATGAAGGTAAAACTCTGGAGTCCAAAATTTAGGATATTGGAGGAGAATGCCTTTCCTGGGCAGCGTTAGGTCTTTGCTGTGGCTGCCTGGAACCCTAAGGTCGGGTTCTTTTAAGACGTACAAGTATGGTTTCCCCGTTACGTGTAAAAGGGGAGTTGGAGAACTGACAAACTACAGGTCCCAGGATATCTTAAAATCTGTAGCTACGAATAGAGAATGTGTGGTGCCGCAGTGCTTCCTGGGAGATGTAGTTTTCTGGGTATTGAAACCAGGGCTTCTCACTGGCTAGCAGCACACCTTTCTTTTTGAAGGTCCGAGCCCACCTAGATTGGCACGCGCGAGCCTGACCGCCTCCGTGCACCACGTCAGGCTCTGACTCTGCTTCAAGCCACTCCTATTCTTCGgctgaccgccccccccccacggTGGTCACGTGGAGCTGCTCGCCACGCAAGTCTGGGTCCTGCGATCCACCGGGGTCCTTGCCGCCTGGGAGCCGCTCTTATGCTGCCTGTTCGCGCGAGAGTTTAGAGGGGCGGGTTTGGGGTCGGTCTCTAGTGTGGGACTCGTACTGTAGCGCGTTTGAGACCTGCTTAGGCGTCCACTTAGAGCTCGAGGAGCTGGCTCAGGCAGCCGCCGGGGCACCCCGTGTCTGGAAAGCGCAGGAGCGCTCTGGAGAATCCTGGACAGCCCCGCTTCCCCGCAGCCAGGTGCTAGGGTCGGGAGCTAAAGTGAGAGTCCGGCTGTCTTCCAGCGCCTGGGCCACGGCGGCGGCCCTGGGAGCAGAGGTGGGACGGATGCGAGTGGCACTGAGGGTCGGGGTTGCACTGGATCGAAGGCAGTGGTGGGGTCTTTAGAAAGGGGGCTGGCCCGCACGGGGAATAGCTTAtaggctggaggtgggggtgcAGCAGTCTTCGGTGCTGGGTCCAAATAGGCCCTAGTTATTGAGTGCTCCTCTCGCCAGCCAGCCACCTCGCTACCTCCTGGCCAGAATCAGCTACTCTCCTTGCCAGCAGCTCCTCTGTGCCTGTCGTCCTTGCTTAATCCTAGCCACCAACCCATGGCTGTCACATAGCCCTGTGAATCCTAGGCAGCGGACGCTTAAGTACCAACATCTAAGGCCTCACCTGTCGACGTAGTGTCTGGGGCTAAGCCCCAAGTTTCGAGCTCAGCGCTCTCACCCACCGCCCCGGAGCCTCCGGGGCCTCGAGCGCCGGAACAGAGGAGCCCCTTTGTGTCCGGGCCATTTCCTGGAAAGCAGAGCCAGATCACACTGAGGCCTTTGTAGGCCTTGGGATGAAGgattgggcgggggtgggggtggggtgtgtgtggggggggcgagGTACAGGGGAGAATGGAGCTGGCTCCTCACACCTATGCTTTATTCCAATACAAACCCAGGTGGAGCAACCCCATTGCGCTAAAGATGAAGGGCTGGGGTTTGCTGGCCCTGCTTCTGGGGGCCCTGCTGGGAGCTGTCTGGGCCCGGAGGAGCCAGGATCTACACTGTGGAGGTAAAggcacaaaagaagaaatgggagGAAGAGTGGGTGGGGAAGATAGAGCCTTGGAGGGCATGGGATCCAAGGCCTGGGAGAAGGATGAGTGGAAGTCCCTGGGttgattcctttctctccccaccccctgccccgcctTGCACCAGCTTGCAGGGCTCTGGTGGATGAACTAGAGTGGGAAATTGCCCAGGTGGATCCCAAGAAGACCATTCAGATGGGCTCTTTCCGAATCAATCCAGATGGCAGCCAGTCAGTGGTGGAGGTAACTGattcttcccccaaataaaatagCTCATTCTAACTAATTAAGAGGGACCTTAGTTTAATAGAAATGTAGAAAACATTGACCCACATAGGTATCTAAAAGATTGGGCTGTCTTATTTGGAAGAGGCTGGAGGCTTATACCCTATGCATTTGCTTCCTTGGCTCGAAACCCTAATACTTTATTTCTGTTGTAGAAGTTGTTAGCCGACAGGGAACCTTGATCAGCccccttctccacatccttaatCCAGTGACTTGTGTTTTCACTATGGCAGTATGGTATACAAACAAACATTCATTTGAAACAAATAGGTCTTATCCTTACATTTAGGAAATTTATTTCAGGTGAAAACATAACAGAGAAAGCTGTACCCAGTGGGCATTTGGGAGATGTTAAGGTTATGATGCTTGTGAAACGCTTTAATAGTTGTTATCTTCAAAGCCCATACTGCCTCGTTAATGCTCTCCTCCTATTAAGGGCAGGTATTAGCCtcattttaatacaaaaaagaaaatcattaccTTACAGCcataagaattaaaagaattcaaaGGAAGAGAACACATAGTTGACTGAGGTTAATCAAAGAGGTTGTTTATCTGTAATTTGGAGCTCAtgacatctattttattttttaggcttGTATAATGAGGTAAATAAGATCACATATTTGAAAGGACTTTGGAACTACACAAATCATACTGTTTTTAAATTAGGGAAGGCTTTTTAGAATAGGTTGGTTGAGCTAGATTTGGAGGGAAAAGTAAGGATATAAATTACTAATGTACAGAGGTAGAAAAATGTGACCCAAGGCTGAGGACATTTCTAGGTGCCTTATGCTCGCTCAGAGGCCCACCTCACAGAGCTGCTAGAGGAGGTATGCGACCGGATGAAGGAGTATGGGGAACAGATTGACCCTTCCACCCACCGCAAGAACTACGTACGTGTAGTGGGCCGGAATGGAGAATCCAATGAACTGGACCAACAGGGGATCCGAATTGATTCAGACATCAGTGGCACCCTCAAGTTCGCGGTGAGCTATGCTGAGTGGGTAGCCGGTTCTTGGAAACTAGGGGAATTACTGGAGAGCCCAAGTGGAAAGTTGGATTAATGTCCTTGTCCTCCTCTCTGGAGGTGGAGACCAGAGGCTTCCCTTGCTGTCTTCTCTCACTCCTTTCTCCCTTGGGTTGACAGTGTGAGAGCATTGTGGAGGAATACGAGGATGAACTCATTGAATTCTTTTCCCGAGAGGCTGACAATGTTAAAGACAAACTTTGTAGTAAGCGAACAGGTAAGCTATTCCCACTTTACCTTCTGTCCTCACATCCCTGTGGAACCTGGCACATTCTCTAGTATGTGTCCCACCCCCGCTCCTCCAACACCCCCCTAATACCCCCTCCTCCAACCTCTGATGTTAGCTCAAGAGTTGGCTTCCATTACTTATGGCTTAGGGACTTGGGTTGTtcctctccattcttttcctgttgGCTTTCAGAATTTGTGGCTCCCTCACCTGAGTGAGATACTGGTGAGAGGATGGTGGGaatgttttgtcatttaaaagcATATgctccggggacttccctggcggtccagtggttaagacttcatcttccagtgcagggggtgtgcgttcgatccctggtcagggagcgaagagtcccacatgcctcaaggccaaagaaccaaaacatgaaacagaaataatcctgtaacaaattcaatgaagactttaaaaaaatggtccacatcaaaaaatcttgggaaaaaaaagaaaaaaaaagcatatgctcTGAAAAATGGTGGTCGGTGTGTGTGTCAGTTTGTTTTGGGATACTTTCTTGATAGTGGCATATATCAGTATGAGAGTGGCATTTTCTTTGAAACTGTCATGTGCTATTTGCAGATCTATGTGACCATGCCCTGCACATATCGCATGATGAGCTATGAACCACTGGAGCAGCCCAGACTGACAAGCTTGATGGATCACccccaggaggggagagggtggcaatgccttttatattatgtttttacTGAAATGAACTGAAAAAATATGAAACCAAAAGTATGAACCGTGTTTTCTTTTCATGCCCAGAATTGGCCCTTCAATTAGGCTTGAAAATAGGAGATTCcagacaggaaagaaaagggaagggaaggaagagctTTGGGAATGGTATAGCGCTAAGGTAGGAGGAGCCTGaagctttcattcttttgttaTCTGAGATTCCTGCTGGACTCACAAACTAGATAAGCATTTATTCAGTGCTTATTCAGTATGATGTGTTTAGAGTCTAATTATAGTGAGAAGAGGAACCTCTATGAATAAGCTAGGGAACATGAATAAGTGTATGGTAGTATAGGATTCTAGAAATTACTTGTATTCATACTGATGAAACATAAAGTAAGATGGAGCTCAGTCCTGAAGGAAATGGATTTTTCTACCCTTCCAGATGGAGGGATCAGCAAGAGCATACAGGAAAGGGCAAATGGATGTGATCAGCTCAGCTGAAAAGTAAGGGCTTTATCAGATAGGGAGAAATGAGGTAAGGAATGTTATTTAAGGAAAGGACCCTCCCTACCCTTCCAGATGGAGGGATCAGCAAGAGCATACAGGAAAGGGCAAATGGATGTGATCAGCTCAGCTGAAAAGTAAGGGCTTTATCAGATAGGGAGAAATGAGGTAAGGAATGTTATTTAAGGAAAGGCCTTGCTTGCTGGCCTAAGCTTTCAGATTTGATGCCAAAGCAACAGTAAAGTATACCTACCTTTATCATCTCTATCACTAGCCATTGTCAATGTGGACCATAAGTGTGTCCCCATTTTCTGTGTGTACAGATTCTGTACTGGGGCATAGGGATGAAAATATAAAGGATACCTTCTTTGAAGAGATTCTTAAACACCCTGATCCTGAGGTGTGGCTGTCTCAG
This genomic interval from Physeter macrocephalus isolate SW-GA unplaced genomic scaffold, ASM283717v5 random_6, whole genome shotgun sequence contains the following:
- the CNPY2 gene encoding protein canopy homolog 2, translated to MKGWGLLALLLGALLGAVWARRSQDLHCGACRALVDELEWEIAQVDPKKTIQMGSFRINPDGSQSVVEVPYARSEAHLTELLEEVCDRMKEYGEQIDPSTHRKNYVRVVGRNGESNELDQQGIRIDSDISGTLKFACESIVEEYEDELIEFFSREADNVKDKLCSKRTDLCDHALHISHDEL